A DNA window from Myxococcales bacterium contains the following coding sequences:
- a CDS encoding PKD domain-containing protein: MRRLCLATFIIMIAWAATAWADAPKNVIEVYAPNYDTLTALADYNVRFEDFEREDWVRIICDAKTIDELRAAGFEVNVLIADLDNWVKSRAQAMAQRPKEAPPTDVVLDHYLTHAEMTTFLYDLEAAYPDILSVEEIGDSVGGRALFVAKISDNVADNEAEPAVFFEHNIHGDEIAGYTLALFVIQWLVTEYGSDPDVTALVDNREIFIEPLTNPDGNYDDPTWGRSRYNNHGVDLNRNYGYMWDPDESAPGDAPHSEPETQAVAEFWEGNQPFIFGMSGHSGTVIFLHSWGYIGNDPADDAEFDYIGEQYIYPNHCTDPEMNVQGSCYNVLYQAVGVTMDEMYGSHGMLGLSYELSYTKECSWATSVAVWEDHQPAIKWLLQEVGNGLHGTVTDIDSGDPVGALVQVDGKWMTFTDYEVGDFHKYLRAGSYTLHVTANNYEDYTTTFAITNGAPTNLNIELTPSAEPHTFLFRWLYDEMPNSYSSTYPPANAFGPPDGDFISLGNGGFAVVDLGPDGIADDAGSDLVVYEAGSDGDEPFTLYGSSGGPHGPWVELGEGDGTSGFDLDAAGLASVRYLKIEDGGSDLDAANDGFDLDAIGTPVYLAAFSADVTEGARPLEVHFTDHSTGSPTSWSWDFGDGNTSTEQNPTNTYTDLGTYDVTLIINGPEGEKTLTKTAYISVIELPPTVDFTGTPTSGVTPLDVQFTSAITGVVETYAWTFGDGGTSDEANPLHTYEAPGVYTVKVEVTGPGGSVSRQRWRYIKVNCGAPIADFEADVLTGQAPLTVHFTNLSEVSADCPAAYLWDYGDGQTGTAAEPQHVYETAGVYTVTLTATNDGGTDVESKTGYITVEGGADDDDDNTPDDDDNDASPADDDNDDVDDDDDAAGDGDDDDDSGCGC; encoded by the coding sequence ATGCGCCGTTTATGCCTGGCTACTTTCATCATCATGATCGCCTGGGCCGCGACCGCCTGGGCGGATGCGCCTAAAAACGTGATCGAGGTCTACGCGCCCAATTACGATACCCTGACCGCGCTGGCCGATTACAACGTCCGCTTCGAGGACTTCGAGCGGGAAGACTGGGTGCGCATCATCTGCGACGCGAAGACGATCGACGAACTGCGGGCCGCCGGCTTCGAGGTCAACGTGCTGATCGCCGACCTCGATAACTGGGTCAAGTCGCGGGCCCAAGCGATGGCGCAGCGGCCGAAGGAAGCGCCGCCGACCGACGTCGTGCTCGATCACTACCTTACCCACGCGGAAATGACGACCTTCCTTTACGACCTGGAAGCGGCTTATCCGGACATCCTGTCCGTCGAGGAGATCGGCGACAGCGTCGGCGGCCGGGCGCTCTTCGTAGCGAAGATTTCGGATAACGTGGCGGACAACGAGGCCGAACCGGCGGTCTTCTTCGAGCACAACATCCACGGCGACGAGATCGCCGGCTACACCCTGGCGCTGTTCGTCATTCAGTGGCTGGTGACCGAATACGGCAGCGACCCCGACGTCACGGCCCTGGTCGACAACCGCGAAATCTTCATCGAGCCGCTGACCAACCCCGACGGCAATTACGACGACCCGACCTGGGGCCGCAGCCGCTACAACAACCACGGCGTCGACCTCAACCGCAACTATGGCTACATGTGGGATCCGGACGAATCCGCTCCGGGCGACGCGCCGCACAGCGAACCGGAAACGCAGGCCGTGGCCGAATTCTGGGAAGGCAACCAGCCTTTCATCTTCGGTATGTCGGGCCACAGCGGCACCGTCATTTTCCTGCACTCCTGGGGCTATATCGGTAACGATCCCGCCGACGACGCCGAATTCGATTACATCGGCGAACAATATATCTACCCCAATCATTGCACCGATCCAGAAATGAACGTCCAAGGCAGTTGCTATAATGTGCTGTACCAGGCGGTCGGCGTCACCATGGACGAAATGTACGGTTCGCACGGCATGCTGGGGTTGTCCTACGAACTGAGCTACACCAAGGAATGCTCCTGGGCCACCTCGGTCGCGGTGTGGGAAGACCACCAACCGGCGATCAAGTGGCTGTTGCAGGAAGTCGGCAACGGCCTGCACGGCACGGTGACCGACATCGATTCGGGCGATCCGGTGGGCGCCCTGGTGCAGGTCGACGGCAAGTGGATGACCTTCACCGACTACGAAGTCGGCGATTTCCACAAGTACCTGCGCGCGGGCAGTTACACCCTGCATGTGACGGCCAACAATTACGAGGATTACACGACCACCTTCGCGATCACCAACGGCGCGCCGACGAACCTCAACATCGAATTGACGCCGTCGGCCGAACCGCACACTTTCCTGTTCCGCTGGCTCTACGACGAAATGCCCAACAGCTATTCCTCCACCTATCCGCCGGCCAACGCCTTCGGCCCGCCGGACGGCGATTTCATCAGCCTGGGCAACGGCGGCTTCGCCGTGGTCGATCTGGGCCCGGACGGCATCGCCGACGATGCGGGTTCGGATCTGGTCGTCTACGAGGCGGGCAGCGACGGCGACGAGCCGTTCACGCTTTACGGCAGCAGCGGCGGACCGCACGGGCCGTGGGTGGAACTCGGCGAGGGCGACGGCACCTCGGGCTTCGATCTGGACGCCGCCGGCCTGGCGAGCGTGCGGTACCTGAAGATCGAGGACGGGGGCAGCGACCTGGATGCCGCGAACGACGGCTTCGACCTGGATGCCATCGGCACGCCGGTCTACCTCGCCGCCTTCAGCGCCGACGTCACCGAAGGCGCCCGGCCGCTGGAGGTGCACTTCACCGACCACTCGACCGGCAGCCCGACCTCGTGGTCCTGGGATTTCGGCGACGGCAACACCTCCACCGAGCAGAACCCGACCAACACCTACACCGACCTGGGCACCTACGACGTCACCCTGATCATCAACGGGCCGGAAGGCGAAAAAACCCTGACCAAGACCGCTTACATCTCGGTCATCGAATTGCCGCCGACGGTCGATTTCACCGGCACGCCCACGAGCGGCGTCACGCCGCTGGACGTGCAGTTCACCAGCGCGATCACGGGCGTCGTCGAAACGTATGCCTGGACCTTCGGCGACGGCGGCACCTCGGATGAGGCCAATCCGCTGCACACCTACGAGGCGCCGGGCGTCTATACGGTCAAGGTCGAGGTCACCGGTCCGGGCGGCTCGGTGTCGCGGCAGCGGTGGCGCTACATCAAGGTCAACTGCGGCGCGCCGATCGCCGACTTCGAGGCCGATGTGCTGACCGGCCAGGCACCGCTGACCGTCCACTTCACCAACCTCAGCGAGGTTTCGGCGGATTGCCCGGCCGCCTACCTCTGGGATTACGGCGACGGGCAGACCGGCACGGCCGCCGAGCCGCAGCACGTGTACGAAACGGCCGGCGTCTACACCGTCACCCTGACGGCCACCAACGACGGCGGCACCGATGTCGAGTCGAAAACCGGCTACATCACCGTCGAAGGCGGCGCGGACGACGATGACGACAACACGCCCGACGACGACGACAACGACGCCTCGCCCGCCGACGACGACAACGACGACGTTGACGACGATGACGACGCGGCCGGCGACGGCGATGACGACGACGATTCCGGTTGCGGGTGCTGA
- a CDS encoding (2Fe-2S)-binding protein, with amino-acid sequence MPRKTIVCRCEDITEDELRESIRSGLRDIESLKRFHALGTGPCQGRMCLVNLARLLREEGVPESEILPMASRPPLAWTPLAAFAGAKEGEKP; translated from the coding sequence ATGCCGCGCAAAACCATCGTTTGCCGTTGCGAGGATATCACCGAGGACGAACTGCGCGAGTCGATCCGTAGCGGCCTGCGCGATATCGAATCGCTGAAGCGCTTTCACGCGCTGGGCACCGGGCCCTGCCAGGGCCGCATGTGCCTGGTCAATCTGGCCCGCCTGCTGCGCGAGGAAGGCGTGCCCGAGTCCGAAATCCTGCCGATGGCCAGCCGCCCGCCCCTGGCGTGGACGCCGCTGGCCGCCTTCGCCGGCGCCAAGGAAGGAGAAAAGCCATGA
- a CDS encoding FAD-dependent oxidoreductase, which produces MQRIKDHRIYTHHEREFDRGEPLQIRFEGYRLKAFSKEPVAIALYANGVRTAARSMKYHRPRGLFCLAGRCMSCLARVDGLPNVRTCHVACRDGMVVQRENAVPQATDDLLHTIDFLFPRHFNYQEMFTKPQWANKLLQKSVRHFAGLGDLPDRETPVPPLREKSVEVAVIGGGPAGLEAALAAAATGAKVALFEDAPEVGGHFTGWPEPVDGLADGPAWVRDRRAALDRAGVEVVTAAECVGYYREGFWAIHHQGGLILLTARRTILATGAYDQPPLFPNNDLPNIFSSRGLLKLIHRWGICPAVSCTILGADDAALSLAERLPQIGVRVLGLVTAETKIAGDRDRAEKVQTSGVPIFLGYRVTRAIGNFHLKGLRLEPTDGGEPIELRSDLVCASLPPAPSWELAAQAGAKAISHPEQHGFLVEADRAGRTGRADLFVTGEMLGAASPAETAARGRRTGLAAGLDLHPDETRQAELNRLLEN; this is translated from the coding sequence ATGCAACGCATCAAGGATCACCGCATCTACACGCATCACGAGCGGGAATTCGATCGCGGCGAACCGCTGCAAATCCGCTTCGAGGGCTACCGGCTCAAGGCGTTTTCCAAGGAACCCGTGGCGATCGCCCTGTACGCCAACGGCGTACGCACGGCCGCGCGCTCGATGAAGTACCACCGGCCGCGCGGCCTGTTCTGCCTGGCGGGCCGCTGCATGAGCTGCCTGGCGCGGGTCGACGGCCTGCCCAACGTCCGCACCTGCCACGTCGCCTGCCGCGACGGAATGGTCGTCCAGCGCGAAAACGCCGTGCCGCAGGCCACCGACGACCTGTTGCACACGATCGATTTCCTGTTTCCGCGCCATTTCAACTATCAGGAAATGTTCACCAAGCCCCAGTGGGCGAACAAGCTGCTGCAAAAATCCGTCCGCCATTTCGCCGGCCTGGGCGACCTGCCCGACCGCGAAACGCCCGTGCCGCCCCTGCGCGAAAAGAGCGTCGAGGTGGCGGTGATCGGCGGCGGGCCGGCGGGCCTCGAAGCCGCGCTGGCCGCGGCCGCGACGGGCGCCAAGGTGGCGCTCTTCGAGGACGCGCCGGAGGTCGGCGGCCACTTCACCGGCTGGCCCGAACCGGTCGACGGCCTGGCCGATGGCCCTGCGTGGGTGCGCGATCGTCGCGCGGCGCTGGACCGGGCCGGCGTGGAAGTCGTCACGGCGGCCGAATGCGTCGGCTATTACCGCGAGGGCTTCTGGGCGATTCATCACCAGGGCGGCCTGATTCTGCTGACCGCCCGGCGGACGATTCTGGCCACCGGCGCCTACGACCAGCCGCCGCTGTTTCCGAACAACGATCTGCCGAACATTTTCTCGTCGCGCGGCCTGCTGAAACTCATCCATCGCTGGGGCATCTGCCCCGCCGTGTCGTGCACGATCCTCGGCGCGGACGACGCCGCGCTCTCGCTGGCCGAGCGCCTGCCGCAGATCGGCGTGCGCGTCCTGGGCCTGGTGACCGCGGAAACGAAGATCGCGGGCGACCGCGACCGCGCCGAAAAGGTGCAGACCAGCGGCGTCCCGATTTTCCTGGGTTACCGCGTGACGCGGGCCATCGGCAATTTCCACCTGAAGGGCCTGCGGCTGGAGCCGACCGACGGCGGCGAGCCGATCGAACTGCGCTCCGACCTGGTCTGCGCCAGCCTGCCGCCGGCGCCAAGCTGGGAACTGGCCGCGCAGGCGGGCGCCAAGGCGATCAGCCATCCGGAACAGCACGGCTTCCTCGTCGAAGCCGACCGCGCCGGCCGCACCGGCCGCGCGGATTTGTTCGTGACCGGCGAAATGCTCGGCGCGGCCTCGCCCGCGGAAACGGCGGCGCGGGGTCGCCGGACCGGTCTGGCGGCGGGACTCGACCTGCACCCGGACGAAACGCGTCAAGCCGAATTGAACCGTTTGCTGGAGAATTGA
- a CDS encoding TonB-dependent receptor: MPPSPTDSFFLTREPDVPTARSALTLIRRLAALAIGCLTLLVAPAIPHAADDAEPEPAAAEAPEPPVVTVTARRLNESLEDPAAFVDVIRLDQYAGRLVDTEEVLRQAAGVNVRSFGGLGSYATVSIRGSSADQVVVLVDGIRLNSTAGGGVDLNSIPPEQIERIEVLRGGESSLYGEGAIGGVVNIITKRGAGATANQASLTTGSYDTWRLAASRGGGAGQWRYYAGGSFFHTAGDYRFENDNGTTLDESDDFTDVRRNNELETRSLLVQAGYAPIAAVDLAAQNELYSSDAGVPGLVTFPSPHAHQKLLRELPVVSAAWAGLGLTDLSGKTQLSLRYERAQFRDGYGEQTGVPLASDRTETEPAAEQSFYYAWGEHQLWNLTGVYRHTALAGGDFGGPTRDAWGAALGDQAFLWARRVTLTGNVRYDGISDLDGAWSPKGGLALSPWDWLTVKGNIGRSFRAPNFSELYFNQGLVIGNPDLAPERALHFDGGLQLSWLPYFFAEGAYFRSEVKDLIEYQLVDGFRYKPFNVGRARLEGLELSTRTEATRYLALSGAYTLTYAIDETPGANRRGRQLPGRPRHVGFGRATGTAGIFSPFVEFNYVAGNYVTPANTKLLPERRLWNAGLVVSPDEHARIGWEMKNLADERVVDVRGFPLPGRSVYLTFDYSF, encoded by the coding sequence ATGCCGCCAAGCCCGACCGATTCGTTTTTCCTGACCCGGGAGCCCGATGTGCCGACCGCGCGTTCCGCGTTGACCTTGATTCGCCGCCTCGCCGCCCTGGCGATCGGTTGCCTGACGCTGCTTGTCGCTCCGGCGATCCCGCATGCGGCCGATGACGCCGAACCGGAGCCGGCGGCCGCCGAGGCGCCCGAACCGCCCGTGGTGACGGTGACCGCGCGGCGGCTCAACGAATCGCTCGAGGATCCGGCCGCGTTCGTCGACGTCATTCGCCTGGATCAATACGCCGGCCGGCTGGTCGACACCGAGGAAGTGCTGCGTCAGGCGGCGGGCGTCAACGTGCGCAGCTTCGGCGGCCTCGGATCCTACGCCACGGTGTCCATTCGCGGCTCGAGCGCCGATCAGGTGGTCGTGCTGGTGGACGGCATCCGCCTCAACAGCACCGCGGGCGGCGGCGTCGATTTGAATTCGATTCCACCGGAACAGATCGAACGCATCGAAGTCTTGCGGGGCGGCGAGTCGTCGCTTTACGGCGAAGGGGCGATCGGCGGCGTGGTGAACATCATCACCAAACGCGGCGCGGGCGCGACCGCCAACCAGGCGTCGCTCACCACCGGTTCGTACGACACCTGGCGGCTGGCCGCTTCCCGCGGGGGCGGCGCCGGCCAATGGCGTTATTACGCGGGCGGCAGCTTCTTTCACACCGCCGGCGATTACCGGTTCGAAAACGACAACGGCACGACCCTGGATGAAAGCGACGATTTCACCGACGTGCGGCGCAACAACGAACTGGAAACGCGCAGCCTGCTGGTGCAGGCGGGTTATGCGCCGATCGCGGCGGTGGATCTGGCGGCGCAAAACGAATTGTATTCCTCCGACGCGGGCGTGCCGGGGCTGGTCACCTTTCCGTCGCCGCACGCCCATCAGAAGTTGCTGCGCGAATTGCCGGTCGTTTCGGCGGCGTGGGCCGGCCTGGGGCTGACCGACCTCAGCGGCAAGACCCAACTGAGCCTGCGCTACGAACGAGCGCAATTCCGCGACGGCTACGGCGAACAGACGGGCGTGCCGCTGGCGTCGGATCGAACCGAAACCGAACCGGCGGCGGAGCAGTCGTTCTACTACGCCTGGGGCGAACACCAGCTTTGGAATCTGACCGGCGTGTATCGCCATACGGCGCTGGCCGGCGGCGATTTCGGCGGCCCGACCCGCGACGCGTGGGGCGCGGCGCTGGGCGATCAGGCGTTCCTCTGGGCGCGGCGGGTGACGCTGACGGGCAACGTGCGCTACGACGGCATTTCCGACCTGGACGGTGCGTGGAGCCCGAAGGGCGGGCTGGCGCTTTCGCCGTGGGACTGGCTGACCGTCAAGGGCAACATCGGCCGCAGTTTTCGCGCGCCCAATTTTTCCGAGCTGTATTTCAATCAGGGGTTGGTGATCGGCAATCCCGACCTGGCGCCGGAGCGCGCGTTGCATTTTGACGGCGGCCTGCAATTGTCGTGGTTGCCGTATTTCTTCGCCGAGGGGGCATACTTTCGCAGCGAGGTGAAGGACCTGATCGAATACCAGTTGGTCGACGGCTTCCGGTACAAACCGTTCAACGTCGGTCGCGCGCGGCTGGAAGGCCTGGAACTGTCGACCCGGACCGAGGCGACGCGCTACCTGGCGCTCAGCGGCGCCTACACCCTGACCTATGCGATCGACGAAACGCCGGGCGCCAACCGCCGCGGCCGCCAGCTCCCCGGACGGCCGCGACACGTGGGGTTCGGGCGGGCGACGGGGACGGCGGGGATCTTTTCGCCGTTCGTCGAATTCAATTACGTGGCCGGCAATTACGTCACCCCGGCGAACACCAAGCTGCTGCCGGAGCGCCGGCTCTGGAACGCGGGCCTGGTGGTTTCACCCGACGAACACGCGCGGATCGGCTGGGAAATGAAGAACCTCGCCGACGAGCGCGTCGTCGACGTGCGCGGCTTTCCGCTGCCGGGTCGGTCGGTCTACCTGACGTTCGATTATTCGTTCTGA
- a CDS encoding CoA pyrophosphatase: MPQPKAMFSIADFQATLQHRQPFMATIDGFRPSAVLLPILRGPDEDFVLLTRRTEKVEHHKGQISFPGGRQDPGESILACVLRETYEEVGVAAETIQILGRLDDTWTPTRYIITPFVGVLPSTVKLTANPEEIAELLIIPLSQLLCPDKYEENEMTHFGQSAVVPFFYVGSTIIWGATARILRQFLQLAFQWEAKPCESY, from the coding sequence ATGCCGCAACCCAAAGCCATGTTTTCGATCGCCGATTTTCAAGCGACGCTGCAGCACCGCCAGCCGTTCATGGCGACGATCGACGGTTTTCGCCCTTCGGCGGTGTTGTTGCCGATCTTGCGCGGTCCCGACGAGGATTTCGTGCTGCTGACCCGGCGCACCGAAAAGGTGGAGCATCACAAGGGACAGATCAGCTTTCCGGGCGGCCGGCAGGACCCGGGCGAAAGCATCTTGGCGTGTGTTTTGCGGGAAACCTACGAGGAAGTCGGCGTCGCCGCCGAGACGATTCAAATCCTTGGCCGGCTGGACGATACCTGGACGCCGACGCGTTATATCATTACGCCCTTCGTCGGCGTTTTACCGTCTACCGTGAAGTTGACCGCCAATCCGGAGGAAATCGCCGAGCTGTTGATTATTCCGCTGAGCCAATTGCTTTGTCCCGATAAATATGAGGAAAATGAGATGACCCATTTCGGGCAAAGCGCCGTCGTTCCGTTCTTCTATGTCGGATCGACCATCATTTGGGGAGCGACAGCCCGGATTTTGAGGCAGTTTCTGCAACTGGCTTTTCAATGGGAGGCCAAACCTTGCGAAAGCTACTGA
- the yedF gene encoding sulfurtransferase-like selenium metabolism protein YedF has protein sequence MKKLDVRGLACPEPIVRAKRALLDEREPQVLLIVDSAVTRDNLKKFAAAKGLQFAESAQGQEWQITLTATGEAGAGQTAAGGVLKKGPVVLVRRRTFGEPSGELGTILIRAFFKTLGDLEVLPEKIIFINEGVQLACHDEAVIEYCGKLAAAGVEIVSCGTCLDYFNLVSGLKVGRAGNMYDIAGALMEAAHVVEP, from the coding sequence ATGAAAAAACTGGATGTCAGGGGACTGGCCTGCCCCGAACCGATCGTCCGCGCCAAACGGGCCCTGCTCGATGAACGCGAACCGCAAGTGCTGCTGATCGTGGATTCGGCGGTGACGCGCGACAACCTCAAGAAATTCGCCGCCGCCAAGGGTCTGCAATTTGCCGAATCCGCGCAAGGTCAGGAATGGCAAATTACCCTTACCGCCACCGGCGAGGCCGGCGCGGGCCAGACCGCGGCGGGCGGCGTTTTGAAAAAGGGCCCGGTGGTGCTCGTTCGCCGCCGCACGTTCGGCGAGCCCAGCGGCGAGTTGGGAACGATCCTCATCCGCGCCTTTTTTAAAACGCTCGGCGATTTGGAAGTCCTGCCGGAGAAGATCATCTTCATCAACGAAGGCGTGCAACTGGCCTGTCACGACGAGGCCGTCATCGAGTATTGCGGCAAGCTCGCGGCCGCGGGCGTCGAAATCGTGAGCTGCGGCACCTGCCTCGATTACTTCAACTTGGTGTCCGGTTTGAAGGTCGGCCGGGCCGGCAACATGTACGACATTGCCGGGGCCCTGATGGAGGCCGCTCACGTCGTGGAGCCCTGA
- a CDS encoding TetR/AcrR family transcriptional regulator, producing MSPKTRDPDARREAILSAAHELFSIHGLRGTRLEDVARRARVSKGSLYDLAPNKLELFFLVCERQLESEFERMEAALAATKDPIDRLRTLLQSVMPSHRQAPGVYAMIFELQTLALREKALTEKVADLYRWHFSRFRRPVMKIITEGIARNLFRADLQPADAAITMEAWVFFKWFEWITFPELTVAELKKSSRQWIDNVLLLISPVQNE from the coding sequence ATGAGTCCCAAAACACGCGATCCGGACGCGAGGCGCGAGGCTATTTTATCGGCCGCGCACGAGTTGTTTTCCATTCACGGCCTGCGCGGCACACGGCTGGAAGACGTGGCGCGCCGCGCCCGGGTGAGCAAGGGCAGCCTCTACGACCTGGCGCCGAATAAGCTCGAGTTGTTCTTTTTGGTTTGCGAACGCCAGCTCGAAAGCGAATTCGAGCGGATGGAAGCAGCCCTGGCCGCCACCAAAGATCCGATCGATCGCCTGCGGACCCTGCTGCAATCGGTCATGCCGTCGCACCGGCAGGCGCCGGGCGTTTACGCGATGATTTTCGAATTGCAGACCCTGGCCCTGCGCGAAAAAGCGCTGACCGAAAAGGTCGCCGACCTGTATCGCTGGCATTTCTCCCGGTTTCGCCGGCCGGTCATGAAAATCATCACCGAAGGCATCGCCCGGAACCTCTTTCGCGCCGACCTGCAGCCGGCGGACGCCGCGATTACCATGGAAGCGTGGGTGTTCTTCAAGTGGTTCGAGTGGATCACCTTCCCGGAATTGACCGTCGCGGAATTGAAAAAAAGCTCGCGGCAATGGATCGACAACGTCCTGTTGTTGATCTCCCCCGTTCAGAACGAATAA
- the pruA gene encoding L-glutamate gamma-semialdehyde dehydrogenase — translation MFGPFTNEPLLDFQEPRHKAGMESALLQVAEGGKKDWVHPLIVNGKKIKTKHTFATTNPANPSQSLGVFAKAGVEEAKLAIAAADKAFPAWAAEPAQKKAEILIRAAQLMRRRRFELNATMVLEVGKNWVEADADLAEAIDFLEFYARQALVWERGMSVGYYPGEKNETSYIPLGVVSVIPPWNFPCAILAGMTAAALVTGNTVCLKPSSDAPLIGYKVAQILFEAGIPAGVLNVVPGPGATCGEELVTNPRVRAINFTGSKEVGLGIVEKAAKMSPGQKWIKRVAVEMGGKDTLIVDETADLEKAAMAATISAFGFQGQKCSACSRVIVVAEVYEEFKKLLAQQVKKITIGPVVDPANYLGPVINAASHKKILAYIAIGRKEAKILTGGEAVEIDGGYFIQPTVVDNVKPGSRLDQEEIFGPVLSLLKAKDFDQALKLANATEYGLTGGLISNCRERIDRARREFFVGNLYVNRKITGALVNVQPFGGFNMSGTCSKAGGADYLGLFLQAKSYTERY, via the coding sequence ATGTTTGGACCGTTCACGAACGAGCCGCTGTTGGATTTCCAGGAACCTCGCCACAAAGCCGGCATGGAAAGCGCGCTGCTGCAGGTGGCCGAAGGCGGCAAGAAGGACTGGGTCCATCCCCTGATCGTCAACGGGAAGAAAATCAAGACCAAGCACACCTTCGCCACCACCAACCCGGCCAATCCCAGTCAGTCGCTGGGCGTTTTCGCCAAGGCCGGGGTCGAGGAAGCCAAACTGGCGATCGCCGCCGCCGACAAGGCGTTTCCCGCCTGGGCCGCCGAGCCCGCGCAGAAAAAAGCCGAAATCCTGATCCGCGCCGCCCAGCTCATGCGCCGGCGCCGCTTCGAACTCAACGCCACGATGGTGCTCGAGGTCGGTAAAAACTGGGTCGAGGCCGATGCCGACCTGGCCGAGGCGATCGACTTCCTGGAATTCTACGCCCGCCAGGCGCTGGTGTGGGAGCGCGGCATGAGCGTCGGGTATTATCCCGGCGAGAAAAACGAAACCAGCTACATTCCGCTCGGCGTGGTCAGCGTCATTCCGCCCTGGAACTTCCCCTGCGCCATCCTGGCCGGCATGACCGCCGCGGCGCTGGTGACCGGCAACACCGTCTGCCTGAAACCCTCGTCCGACGCGCCGCTGATCGGCTACAAGGTCGCCCAGATCCTCTTCGAGGCCGGCATCCCCGCCGGCGTGCTCAACGTCGTGCCGGGCCCCGGCGCCACCTGCGGCGAGGAGCTGGTGACCAACCCGCGCGTCCGCGCCATCAACTTCACCGGCAGCAAGGAAGTCGGCCTGGGCATCGTCGAAAAGGCCGCGAAAATGTCGCCGGGACAAAAGTGGATCAAGCGGGTCGCGGTCGAGATGGGCGGCAAGGACACGCTGATCGTCGACGAAACCGCCGACCTGGAAAAAGCGGCGATGGCCGCCACCATCAGCGCCTTCGGTTTCCAGGGCCAGAAATGCTCGGCGTGCAGCCGCGTCATCGTCGTGGCCGAGGTGTACGAGGAATTCAAAAAGCTGCTGGCGCAGCAGGTGAAGAAAATCACGATCGGGCCGGTGGTCGATCCGGCCAATTACCTGGGCCCGGTGATCAACGCCGCGTCGCACAAGAAAATCCTCGCCTACATCGCCATCGGCCGGAAAGAGGCGAAGATCCTCACGGGCGGCGAAGCGGTGGAAATCGACGGCGGCTACTTCATCCAGCCGACGGTGGTCGACAACGTGAAGCCGGGATCGCGGCTCGACCAGGAAGAGATTTTCGGCCCGGTGCTGTCGCTGCTCAAGGCGAAGGATTTCGACCAGGCGCTGAAACTGGCCAACGCGACCGAGTACGGCCTAACCGGCGGCCTGATCTCGAACTGCCGCGAGCGGATCGACCGCGCGCGCCGCGAGTTCTTCGTCGGCAACCTGTACGTCAACCGCAAGATCACCGGCGCGCTGGTCAACGTGCAGCCGTTCGGCGGCTTCAACATGAGCGGCACCTGCTCGAAGGCGGGCGGCGCCGATTACCTCGGGCTTTTCCTGCAGGCCAAAAGCTACACGGAGCGCTATTAA